The Pseudomonadota bacterium region GAAAATCGTCCTAGGGTGTCCAAGACGCGTCCGCTCCCGCGTCGTTGTGCGTCGGTAGCGTCACCGACTGTCGAAGGAGAGAGCATGCCCAAGCAGAACTACCTATGCATCCAACGCAGCCAAACCGGGGAGTGCGAAGAGCCCGGCCAAAAGGCCGACAAGCCGTCTCCGGCCCAGATGGAGCAGATGTACGCCAAGTTCAACGCCTGGCGGGAGCAGTTCAAGGACAACATTGTCAATCTGGGCGGGCGCCTGGCCGCAGGCAAGGTTCTGACCGCGCAAGGCGCGACGGACGGGCCGTTCGTAGAGGCCAAGGAGGTGGTTGGGGGGTACATGATTCTGTGTGCCGAGAGTCTGCAGGAGGCGGCCGAGGTGGCGCGGCAGTGCCCAGGCGTGGTGCGTCCCGGCTCGAGTCTTGAAGTCCGCGAAATCCAGATTTCTTGACCGCGCCGGGCGCTCAACCCGGATCGAACTTCCGGCACGCCGGACTCGTCGAGCACTTCTTCCGGCACGAATACGGAAAGCTCGTGGCCGTGCTTTGTTGCCGCGTGGGCGTGCAATACGTCGAAACCGTGGAGGATGCTGCCCAGTCCGCGTTGATGGCGGCTCTGGAGTCGTGGACGCAGGGGGGGCTGCCAGACAACCCCTCCGCTTGGCTTTTTCGCGTGGCCCACAACAACCTTGTGGGTGAGCTGAGGCAACGTGCGGGGCGCCGGCGCATCCTCGAGCGAGGGATTGCGCGAGACCCTGCCAGCGAAGCCTCGGGTGTGCCGGAAGGTGTGCTGGCGGGCGAAGTAGAGGACGATCTGCTGCGCATGCTGTTCGTCTGCTGCGACGACGCGATCCCAGAAGAGTCCCAGCTGGTCCTCGCCCTCAAGACCCTGTGCGGCTTCAGCGTGCAGGAGATCGCGCTGCGCTTGTTCAGCAGTGAGGCCCACGTCTACAAGCGCTTGGCGCGCGCGCGCAAGCGCCTGCGGGAGTCCCCGCCCCAGCTGGCCGAGTTGGGCGCCGACCAATACGGCGGACGACTGCCCAGAGTGCACCAAGTACTCTACCTGCTGTTCACGGAGGGCTATCTATCAGCGCACGCCGAGCTCTGCATCCGCCGGGAGCTGTGTGACGAGGCGCTGCGGCTGACCTCCACGCTGACGCAGCATGCCGTAGGCAAGACGCCCGAGACGTACGCGCTGATGGCGCTGATGCACCTGCACCTGCCGCGCATGACGGCACGCCAGGACGGCACGGGTGGGCTTTTGCTGTTGGAAGAGCAGGACCGGCGGCGATGGGATCCGCAAGCGCTTCAGACCGGACTATCGTGGCTAGCTCGTTCCGCCCAGGGCCAAGTCTTCTCTCGCTATCATGCCGAGGCTGGAATCGCGGCCGAACACGCACTTGCACCGTCCTTCCAAGAGACCCGGTGGGAGCGTGTGGTCGAGTGCTACACACTGTTGGAGCAGCTCGCGCCTTCGGCCTTGCACCGACTCAACCGAGCGGTCGCGCTGGCCGAATGGCAAGGGCCGCGTGCGGGCCTTCGGCTGCTCGAGGGGTTCGAACCTCCCGCCTGGCTGGCAGGTTCCTACCTTTGGGCCGCCGTGCTGGCGGACCTGCATCGGCGCTCTGGCCAGCGCGAGCTCGCCGAGCAGCACCGGGAAGCGGCGCTCCAGCTCGCGCCCACACCCGCCATCAAACGACTCTTGCAGCGCAGGCTAGACGGCCTGAAACGACAGGCATAGTCTAGCCGGGTCAGGACCTACTAATGCCCCGCTCTCCAGGAGATTATTCATGCCTCTCGATCACTTCGTAACTCTCGGCCGGTCCGGCTTGCGCGTGAGCCCGCTGTGTCTCGGTACCATGACCTTTGGCCAGGATTGGGGCTGGGGCAGCAGCGTGGAGGACTCGCAGAGGATCCTCGACCGCTACTTGGACCGTGGCGGCAACTTCATCGATACCGCCAACATGTACACCAAGGGGCACTCGGAAAAGATCATCGGCGACCATCTGGGTCGAACCGCACGGCGTGACCGGACGGTGATCGCGACCAAGTTCAGCGGCAACCTTTTTCGCCATGATCCCAACGGCGGCGGCGCGAATCGCAAGGCGATCGTGCAGCAGTGCGAGGCCAGCCTGCGCCGCTTGCAGACCGACTACATCGACCTGTACTGGATGCACTGCTGGGACCGTTTCACTCCCATCGAGGAGACCATGCGGGCGCTCGATGACTTGGTTGCCTCGGGCAAGGTGCGGTACGTAGGTGTATCCGACACCCCGGCCTGGAAGGTCGCCCAGGCACAGGTCTTGGCCGAGCTACGGGGCTGGACGCAGTTTGTCGGGCTGCAGATCGAGTATTCGCTCCTGCAGCGCACGGTCGAGGGGGAGCTGATGCCGATGGCCGCGGAGCTGGGGCTCGGTGTCACACCGTGGTCGCCCCTTGCCGGGGGTGTGCTGACCGGCAAGTTCAAGCGCGGCGGGCCGGGCTCC contains the following coding sequences:
- a CDS encoding YciI family protein yields the protein MPKQNYLCIQRSQTGECEEPGQKADKPSPAQMEQMYAKFNAWREQFKDNIVNLGGRLAAGKVLTAQGATDGPFVEAKEVVGGYMILCAESLQEAAEVARQCPGVVRPGSSLEVREIQIS
- a CDS encoding sigma-70 family RNA polymerase sigma factor — encoded protein: MTAPGAQPGSNFRHAGLVEHFFRHEYGKLVAVLCCRVGVQYVETVEDAAQSALMAALESWTQGGLPDNPSAWLFRVAHNNLVGELRQRAGRRRILERGIARDPASEASGVPEGVLAGEVEDDLLRMLFVCCDDAIPEESQLVLALKTLCGFSVQEIALRLFSSEAHVYKRLARARKRLRESPPQLAELGADQYGGRLPRVHQVLYLLFTEGYLSAHAELCIRRELCDEALRLTSTLTQHAVGKTPETYALMALMHLHLPRMTARQDGTGGLLLLEEQDRRRWDPQALQTGLSWLARSAQGQVFSRYHAEAGIAAEHALAPSFQETRWERVVECYTLLEQLAPSALHRLNRAVALAEWQGPRAGLRLLEGFEPPAWLAGSYLWAAVLADLHRRSGQRELAEQHREAALQLAPTPAIKRLLQRRLDGLKRQA
- a CDS encoding aldo/keto reductase, with amino-acid sequence MPLDHFVTLGRSGLRVSPLCLGTMTFGQDWGWGSSVEDSQRILDRYLDRGGNFIDTANMYTKGHSEKIIGDHLGRTARRDRTVIATKFSGNLFRHDPNGGGANRKAIVQQCEASLRRLQTDYIDLYWMHCWDRFTPIEETMRALDDLVASGKVRYVGVSDTPAWKVAQAQVLAELRGWTQFVGLQIEYSLLQRTVEGELMPMAAELGLGVTPWSPLAGGVLTGKFKRGGPGSERGDFTNAYLTDRAFDILDVLVDVAKQLDSTPARVALKWVQSQPGVTSTIIGARRLEQLDDNLACLDLELPAQAREALQSATAPSLPFPCDFLNMMPGFFGNGAHINGLQTDVFGISPEGDADRY